In [Mycobacterium] stephanolepidis, the genomic window GGCGCTCGGTGCCCCTGCCACCACCATCCCGATGGCAGACCTACCCGGATTCAGCCCACCGAGCGCAGCCGGACACGGCGGTTCAGTGTTGTCGGTGCCTATTGGCGACAGCGGCGCGCGGATGCTGGTCCTGCTGGGTCGGATTCACGCGTACGAGGGTCACGACCTGCGCCACGTTGTCCACCCGGTGCGCACCGCCTGTGCCGCCGGTGCGCGCGCCATCGTGCTCACGAACGCCGCCGGAGGATTGCGCGACGAGTACACGGTGGGTCAGCCGGTGCTGATCAGCGACCATCTCAACCTCACGGCCCGCTCACCGTTGGTGGGTGCGCAGTTCGTCGACCTTGTCGATGCGTACGCACCACGATTACGGGCACTGGCCCGGGAAATCGATGGGAGCCTCGTCGAGGGGGTGTATGCGGGCCTTCCCGGCCCGCACTATGAGACCCCCGCGGAGATCCGCATGCTGCGCACGTTGGGGGCGGACCTGGTGGGCATGTCGACGGTGCACGAGACCATCGCCGCCCGCGCGGCCGGTGCCGAGGTGCTGGGGGTGTCCCTGGTGACCAACCTCGCGGCCGGCATGACGGGAGAGTCTCTCAACCATGACGAGGTACTGGCCGCCGGGCGCGCGTCGGCCACTCGGATGGGCCAACTTCTCAGCTCGGTGATTGGCCGGTTATGACCGGAGCGGCGCAGACGATCCAGGACTGGATCGACCATGACCCCGACCCCGAGACGGCAGCCGAGCTGCGTGCCTGCTCCGAGGAGGAGCTCGCGCAACGATTCTCGGAGCCATTGGAGTTCGGCACGGCAGGCCTGCGCGGCGCTGTCCGGGGCGGCCCGAACGGCATGAACCTGGCGGTGGTGTTGCGCACCACCTACGCACTGGCCAAGGTTCTCAAGGATCGGTGCCTCGGCGGCTCGACCGTCGTCGTGGGTCGCGACGCGCGACACGGATCCGAGCGATTCGCGCTGGGCGCGGCGGAAGTCCTTGCTGCCGAAGGGTTCAAGGTCGTACTGCTCCCCCGCCCGCTGCCCACTCCGGTGCTGGCGTTCGCGGTACGGCATCTGGACGCGGCAGCAGGCATCCAGATCACCGCATCCCACAACCCTCCCGCCGACAACGGCTACAAGGTGTACTGGTCGGGGGGAGCGCAAATCATCTCCCCGACCGATCGCGATATCGAATCAACAACAAAGGCAGCCCCTTTCGCTGATCAGATTCCCCGCACCCCCGTCACCCCCGCCGATGACACCTTGGTGGATGCCTACGTCCAACGTGCTGCCACGGTGCGCCGGGGCTCCGGCGGTGTCCGCATCGCCCTCACCGCGTTGCATGGAGTCGGCGGTGCCACCGCCGTGGCCGTGCTGAATGCCGCGGGCATCACCGATATTCACGTGGTGGACGAGCAGTTCCAGCCGGATCCGGACTTTCCGACGGTGGCCTTTCCGAATCCCGAAGAGCCGGGGGCCGCTGACGCGGTGCTGGCCCGGGCCGCCGAGATCGATGCGGATCTGGCCATCGCGCTGGACCCGGACGCCGACCGGTGCGCCATCGGGATCCCCACCACGACCGGTTGGCGCATGCTGTCCGGCGATGAAACCGGTTGGCTGCTCGGTGATTACATCCTTTCGACGCAGCCACCATCGCCCACTCCTCCGGTGGTGGCCAGCACGGTGGTCTCTTCTCGCATGCTCGCGCGCATCGCGGCATCGCTCGGCGCGCGGCACGTGGAAACCCTCACCGGTTTCAAATGGCTTGTCCGGGCGGCAGATTTCGACCTGGTCTATGCGTATGAGGAAGCCATCGGGCATTGCGTGGACCCGGCGGCCGTGCGGGACAAGGACGGTATCTCCGCGGCGGTGCTCGCATGCGACCTCGTGACACATCTGCGTGAGCTCGGATCGAGTGTGGAGGAAAAGCTCGAGAACCTGGCGATCAGGCACGGTATCCATGTCACCTCGCAGGTCTCGCTGCGCATGGACTCCCTCGCCGACATCACAGCGATGATGACGCGCCTGCGGGGGAACCTGCCCACCGCGCTGTCCGGGTTCCCGATCACCGTCGAGGACCTACTGGAACGACGGGGTCAACAGCGCACCGACGCGGTGGTACTTTCCGGCGAGATCGGGGGGTCGTCCATCCGACTGGTGATCCGCCCCTCGGGAACCGAACCAAAGGTCAAGTGCTACATCGAGGTCCGCGAGCCCGTGATCACCGATGCGACCGTCGCGCGGATCTGGGCGGGCGTGGTGGTCTCCGAGCTGGAGGCGTACGCCCGCAACATCTAGCTCGGCCCGACTTATCTGGGACCGAACTGACGATCGCCCGCATCGCCCAGGCCCGGCACGATGTACGCGGCGTCGTTAAGACCCTCGTCGATAGTGGCCGTGAACAATCGCGCGGATGTCGACGCGCCGTAGCGTGCGACACCCTCCCGGACCGCCTCCACCCCCTGCGGCGCCGCAACCACACACAACATCGTGATGTCGTTGGCACCGCGGGAGTGCAACAGATCGAGCGTATGGACCATCGAGCCGCCGGTGGCCAGCATCGGATCCAGGACGAACACCGGTTGTGTCGACAAGTCGGCCGGAAGAGATTCCAGATAGGGGGTGGGTTGCCAGGTCTGCTCGTCGCGCGCCATGCCGACGAACCCGACCCGCGCCTCGGGGATGAGGGCATGTGCCTGATCCACCATCCCCAACCCCGCCCGCAGAACCGGGACCAGCAACGGCGGATTGGCCAAACGGAACCCCGTCGTCACCGCCACCGGTGTGCGCACCGCGGAGGACTCCACCGGCGCCGAGCGGGTCGCCTCATAGACCAGCATCAGGGTCAGATCCCGCAGCGCAGCGCGGAAGGCCGCGTTGTCCGTGCCGGCGTCGCGAAGGGTGGTCAACCGGGCCGCGGCAAGCGGGTGCTCGACTACGTGCACATGCATGCCCCAGACCCTAGAGCAGCAAGCTTCGATCCCGCCGATCCCAGACGAGAGAGGTATGTGACGGGCGTCACTTTCGGCACAGTGCGGCTCTGCGCCTCTTTATCGTTCCTGGCAAAGCCAAGGCAGCTATGCTGAGCAGGTAATACAACGGGGTGGCCACGTTGCCAAAAAATCTTTCAAAAAGTTTGAGAAAGATGGAACCGAATCGCGACCACCCCCGTCGTATCCAAGTACAAGGCGAAAACTGCCCGAAAATAGGCGGTAGCCGAACCACCGGAGAGATGGAGGGGACATGGCAGACGGATTAGCAGCCGACACAGACATTCTGCGTGGCGTTGGCGGAGCTCAGCTGGGGATGGGCGGAACGCTCGCGGCGGTAGGCACCGCAGTCAGCATTTTCCCGGTCGCCGCACTGGCGCCGATCTTCGGTCCGATTGGCGCGCACTACCTGGGCGCATTCGCCGCAACCTCCGCCAAGCAAGGGCTGGACGTCGGTCAGCTCGCCATGGGCGTCACCGAGTCCGGTGTCACCACCAATGTGGCGAGCAAGGGCTACGACGACGATGACGACAACATCGGCCAGAACATCAGCGCCACCGTCGAAGGAATCGAGGCGTAACCATGGTTGAGACAAGTCCAATCTCGCCCAGCCGTTTGTCCGAGGCCGTCAACACGAACTACCCGAGCTTCGAGAACAACCCCTTCTCCGCGGGGCTGATCGGGCCGGCCATGGACATGGCGGGCACCGTCGGTAACGGCCAGTTCAAGGAGGGCCAGGACCCCAGCAAGATGCTGGAGGGCGGCATGCAGGTCATGCAGCAGGTCATGCAACAGGGCATGCAGGCGGGAAGCCAGCTCATCGGCACCTTCGCCGGTGCGGCGGCCCAGGCTCTGGGGCAGTTCGCCGGCATGGCCGGTCAGGCGTTGAGCAGCATGGCCACCCGCAGCGGCGCCATGGGCGCCAATGTCGGACAGGCATCCGAATCCACCGGCCGGGCCAGCGCCCTGATCGGTGAAGCCCTCCAGGAGTTCCAACACACATCCGAGGCGTTGACACCATTGCTCTGGGTTCCGGGGGTTGCCGCGGAGTTGGCAGAAGCCGCCAGCCGATGCACAGCGCGAGTCGCCGAGCACACCGCACAGCTCGAGGGCGAGCTGGCCGGACAGGCCGGTGAACTCACCGGTATGGCGGGTGCCGACATGGGCAACCCCGCCACACCCGCATCCGGGAGCGTCCAGCCCGCCATGTCGGCCATGCAGGGCGGCCTCCAGGCCGGGACGCAGGCGATGTCCGGCGTCGCGAGCGGCGTCACCCAGACCATGAGCTCCATGGGTCAGGGCCTTGGCCAGATCCCGCAGGCTCTCAGCGGCATGCTCAGCGGTGGTGGCGCCAGTAGCGCGCTGGCGGGTGGCTCGGGCATGAGCGGTATCGCTGCCGGTGCACTGGCCAACCCGTTCGGTGCCGGTGCCGGCCACGCCTCGTCCACCGCTGGTGGAACCAGCAGCGGATTGGGCAGTTCCAACGCCAATGCGGCCAAGATGCTGCTTGACCCGCGCAGCATGGGTAAGGGCGCGCAGTTGTTCCTGCCCGATGGCAGCACCAGCCAGGCCCCGAACGCCGCGGCGGCGGAAGCCGTGCGCAAGGCGCTCAGCCAGGTCGGTGTGCCCTACGAGTGGGGTGGCACCAAGCCCGGTGTCGGTCTGGACTGCAGTGGCCTGACCCAGTGGGCCTACGGAGAGTCTGGCGTGGACATCCCCCGCCTCGCGCAGGAGCAGGGTGTCGGTGTCCGGGTCGACCAAGGATCTGTCATGCCAGGTGACCTGGCGGTGTGGGATGGCCACGTCGCCATGGTGATCGGCAACGGCATGATGGTCGAGGCCGGTGATCCGGTGCAGATCTCCCCGATCCGCACCACCAACGCCGGGCAGGGATTCCATGGATTCTACCGACCCACTTCCTAGTTCAGGAGTGCCGCGACCCGAGCCGCGTGCGAGCATCGACATGACAAACCGTGCTCGCACGCTGCGGGTCAAGGTCTCAGAATTCGGGCTGCCGCTTGAGGTTCAGATCGAACCCGACATGCTCAGTCGTGGCGCGTCGGCACTAGCACAGGAGATCAAAAACCTGTGCGAACTCGGTGCCGCGCGCTGCGGTGCGGCACGGCGCGAGGAGCTTGCCGAAAGCGGCATCCCCGAATACCTCCTCGACAAGATCGGTCTGGCGACGCCCGCTCAAGTCGCCGACCTGGAATTGCGCCAATCCGAAGAGCAGCTGGAAAGGAGATCCTGATGACCGAGCCAGACCTCACCTTCTTCCGGGCACTCGAACAGCAGTATCAGGAGACCATGACGCGGGCCCGTGCCGGGGGCCACATACTGAACAGCGCCGTCGAGGAGCTCAAAGGCCTTCGCGGATGGGCTCGTTCGGCGCAGGGGCATGTCGAAGCGGAAGCCAATGGCAATGGTGCGCTGACCAACCTGCGACTCGACGATTCGGTCACCAAGCTCTCGCCCAAGATCGTCGGGCAGATCGTGGTAGCCACCGCGGCAGCCGCCGCGGGCCAGGCCTTCGATCACCGTGAACGCGTGCTAGCGCAACTCTTGGCGGATCTCAAGAATCCGCAGCCGTAACGGTTTTCGAGCTACAAACCCGCGCGGTCTCGGTGTGAATCGGTCAGAAAGACCGTGTTTTTGGCGTCCCGCCAGTCTTGACTGAGCCGTCCGTCGCGATAGGCGTACGGTGTCAGCCCGGCCGGCTGCAGCAGGGACACCACGTCGTCCGAGGGTGTCTCGATGATCATCACCGGACGCGAGGCAGCGATCGTGGCCAACCCACCACGAATGACCGCGGCCTCCAGACCCTGTACATCGATCTTGATCACCTGAGGATCCAGGCCGAAGTCGTCCAGCCGCCGAACCTGCACGGGATGGCGCTCGATCGTCAGTTTGGATGCGTCGAACCCTGCCAGGGTGTCGGGATTGAGCCAGCCGCGCGCCTCGTTTTCATCCAGGGAGGCCAGACCGTCGTAGACGAAGTTCCGGTATCGGGGAATGAACAGATCGAAGGTACCGTCCGCGTCGGAGAGTCCGCAGGCATGCACGTGTACGGTCTTGCTTTCATATCGGCGTCTAAGTCGCTGAGCCAGAACGGCATTGGGCTCGAAACTAACGATTCGCTCCGGCGACGCCGTGCGCTGCAGCGCACAGATGCTCTGCCCCCAGTTGCCGCCGATGTCCACCGCCTCCGAGATGGGTCCCAAGCGACTCAGAAGGTGGAATTCGGGGTCGATGCGCCATCCGAACAGTCGAGTGCCCATGTTGTACGCGCCGAACTTGAGCGGCCGCAGAAACGGTAGATAGGTTTGCGCCATCCTCAGCGCCGGCATGCTCACGTGGGCACATTAGCGGAAAGACGAAGGCGGATCTGCGCCAAGGAATCACACCTCACCCGACCTGATGAGGCGCAGGGGATCACCGTCACACCTACCGACCCCTCATATGTGCACCGGTAGGTGCTCGCGGCGACCAAAAATGCACGTGCGTGACCGGCCGAATGGCCGTCACACAGAGCACATCCACGCTGCGGGCACGGCCCGAAGAGACAGGGTCCGCACTTAGCCCGCCGATCGCGGGAGCCAGCAGAAAATATCGCGTCTGACCTGCCCAGCGCAACCTTTTCGGAATACTCGCGGCTCTGCTCTACACCGAGCGCTGATCGATTGCCGACACGTGCTCCGCTGATAACATCCGAAGGTGGCGCGTGAGTGGCTTCTGCTGGAGACACTCGGCGACGAGCCCACGGTCATCGCCTCCGGCAGTCAGCCGCGGAACATGATTCCGCTCGGCGCGTTCCTGCGCCGCAATCGAAATCTCGGCCTGATTCGCCGAGTCATCACCGCGGTGACAAAGGCAAACAAGGCCGCGCGCATCGGCCCACCCGACTCGGAATCGGTGATCGACATCCGACCGATCGCCATGCCCGACGGCCGCGTGCACGGGGTCTGGCTGTGGACGGGAGCAGCACCCCCCTCCTCCGATCCCCCGCGCGAGGGCGGTGCGGTGGTCCTCAACGCCGATACCGGCGCCCTGCACATCAGCGACGGTGCCGCCCTGGCCATGGGAATGGCTCCCGCCGAGCCGCATGCCCACATCAGCATGCCCGAGCTCTATCGCTACCTGGCGCCCAATCCGGGCGAAACGGATGTCCTGGGGCTCATCGTGACCGCGACCGAAGGCATGACCTATAGCGCCACCTGGCCCGGTGTGGACAGCGACGGCAATCCCACGCTGTGCCACTTCGCCAGCCGATTGGTTCTGGAACCCAACCACCAGGGTGTCCCCGAGCGTCTGGGACGCGCGATCAACCTGCGAGTCGGTCGGCCGGCCCCGCCGGTCCCGCTGCTGGAGCAACAGATCCTCGAGGCCACCGCTGAGCCCGGCATGTATCGCGCGTTGGTCATGATTGCTTCACGGAAATTGATCAAGTGGATCGATCCTCCTGCCCCGGAATGGCATTGGGAGTTCGATCCGCTGGGTCGCCCCAAGATTCACCCGGACGACCAGGCGAATCTGAACTTCATGATCGATAACGCCGTCTTTGGTGTGACCGAGGCGGTTATCCGGTTCCGCTGCCACGACGACAGCTGGGAACCGCTGCACTGCTCTACCCAACTAGTACGGCTCAACGAGAGTGCGACCGTCGCACTCATCACCCATCGGCGCCGGTAGCGGGCCGGACGCACGCACCGGATCCTCGCTCGAGAATTGCTAACATCCCGGCATGGCCGGCGATTGGATGCTGCTAGAGACCCTGAGCGAGGTACCCACGGTCATAGCTATCGGATTGCAGGCCCGCACCATGGCGCCGCTCGAATCGGTGCTGGGCCGCAACCGGCACCGCCCCTTGATCGAGGCGGCGATCGCCGAATGCCGTCGCACGGGTGATCCCGCAGAGGCCCTCACTCCGGCACGGGATCGCATCGTGCGAGTACACCCGATAGCCATGGGACAGGCGCATGTTCACGGCGTCCAGGTGTGGTTTGGACCGGCAGACCTCGCGCCGCCGCCGCGGCCCGTTGCGGGAGCGTGCCTGGGCGATCTGGACACATCGGTCACAACGCTCACCGAAGGCTACTTCGACGTGATGGGCTTCGATCCGAGCAACAGATCCGAGAAACAAGCCATCGCCGAAGGCCTTGCCCCCGTCCTGCCGAGTCCGCACAACATCGAGTTGATGGCCAACGCCGTGAACCCGGAACTCGAATCGACCTTCTGCGGGACATGCCTGGCCGCCGACCATCAGGGAAACACCCTTCAAGTCCACTACGCCGGGCGAGCGTCCAAGGAAACCGACGAGACAGGAACCGTGGCGCGCATCAACAGGATCGTGTGCACACGGGTGGAGAACAGTCCCGCCGAACCTCGGGTGGGATTGGCACAGCAGATCCTGGATGCGGTCGCGACCCCCGGAGCGCATCGGGTGCTGATCAACGTCGACACCTTCGCCGTCCTCAAATGGATCGACACGCCATACCCCGACCTGGCGTGGCGCTACGACCCCGATCGGCCCGAGAGCATCCATCCCGAGGACACCGCGGTGGCGAGAAAAATGCGGGAAGAACTGCGGACAGGCTCAACCGCCGGGGTGCTCCGGGTGCGCGCCGTGTCCGGCGGATGGCTGCAACTGCACGCCTCGGCCACCAGATTCGCGTTGCGTGACAATGCTTTTGCGGCCCTTGTCACCCTGACGGCGGCCCCGCGGCCGAACGCTCAGTCGTAGACCACCGGGGCCCGAGCGGCTCTGTTCGGCGCGCGTGCGCCGGTTCTGGCGGTGGGTCTTTCGCTCAACTCAGCTGTTCTGGCTAGGCTTGCCGCATGGCTGCTGACATCGTTCCCATCGAACTCGGGCTCACAGAGGGTGACGTGGTCACCCTGTGGGCCCCGCGGTGGCGCGACGCCGGGGACGAGTGGGAGGCGTTTCTCGGCAAGGACGACGATCTGTACGTGTTCGAGTCGGTTGCCGATCTGGTGGCCTTCGTGCGGACCGACAACGACAACGATCTGGTAGATCACCCGGCCTGGTCAACGCTGGGTGCGCTGTCGGCCGACGAGCTCGAGCCCGACGACGACAATCGCTTCGACCTGATCGGGGTGCCGGAGCTGGTTGCCGACAAGCCGAGCGAGGACGCCGTCGATACGCTGCGCGCCACGCTGGCGATCGTGGCCTCCATCGGCGCGGTCTGCGAGTTGGCGCCCATCAACAAGCTCATCAACGGCAACCCGGTGCTGGGCACGCTGTCGAGCGGGGCCGAAAGCTTCACCGGTAAAGACGGATTGAAGCGGTGGAACCAGATCGGTGCCATTGTCGGCAAGTCGTGGGACTCGGTGGTCGACGCCATCGACGAGATCGCCGCCACGCCGGATGTCGATGAAGAGCTCTCTGCCGCCGCGGATGCCGAGCTGCTTGCAGCCGCGGAAAATGCGGTCGACAATGACGATGACCTCGAGGATGACGACGAGCTGGAACTGCTCGACGAGGAATCCGACTCAAGCACCGAGAGCTCGGACGACGAAGACGACGCTGACGACGAAGACGAAGAAGACACCGAGGACGACGACGCTGACGACGAAGACGCCCCGGTTCTGGGCGGCGATGAGGACTTCTGGCTAGAAGTCGGCATCGACCCGATCCAGATGATCACCAACTCGGGAACGTTCTACACGCTGCGCTGCTACCTCAACGATGAGCCGATCTTCCTGGGACGCAACGGAAGAATCAGTGTGTTCGGGTCTGAGCGGGCGCTGGCCCGTTATCTGGCCGACGAGCACGATCACGACCTGTCCGACCTGAGCACCTATGACGACATCCGCACCGCCGCCACCGACGGCTCGCTGCGGATCGACATCACCGATGACAACATCTACGTGTTCACCGGCCTCGCCGACGACCTGGAAGACGGCATCGACGAGGTGGACCGGGATCAGCTCGAGCTGGCGGTGGAGCTGCTGACCGATGTCGCCGAGTACTCCGAGGACGACAGCGTGGACGCCGAACTGGATGGCGACACCGCACTGGGCAAGTTGGTCGGGCATCTGCTCGAACCGGATAAGCACGACGAGCCAAAGGGCCCCTTCGCCGATGCGGCCGAGAGTTGGCGGACGCTGGAGCGGGCCTTGGAAGCACGGCTGCGCCGCGAGTAGTGCGCGGCCGGCCCGTCTACCGTGACGGTTAACCGATCAGGACCGCATATCCGGGTTTGATCACGTCATCGATGATCGCCAGCCGTTCATCGAACGGGATAAAGGCTGATTTCATCGCGTTGATGGTGAATCGCTGAAGATCGCTCCAGCCATACCCGAACGTCTCGACAAGTCGCAGCATCTCGCGGCTCATCGAGGTATCGCTCATCAGCCGGTTGTCGGTGTTCACGGTCACCCGGAATCGCAACCGTGCCAGCAGATCGAAGGGATGATCGGCAATGCTGGCGACCGCTCCCGTCTGCACATTCGAGCTCGGGCACAGCTCCAACGGCACGCGGGTGTCACGCAGGAGCGATGACAGCCGACCCAGATGCGCCGTGCCGTCCGGATCGATGTCGATATCGTCGACGATCCGCACGCCGTGGCCCAGCCGGTCGGCACCGCAGAAGGCGATCGCCTCATGGATCGAGGGCAATCCAAATCCCTCACCGGCGTGGATGGTGAACCGGGCGTTGGCATTACGCATGTACTCGAAGGCGTCGAGGTGGCGGCTCGGCGGATAACCCGCCTCGGCTCCGGCGATGTCGAACCCGACCGCACCCCGATCGCGGAACTTCACGGCCAACTCGGCGATCTCCCGCGACCGTGCGGCATGCCGCATCGCGGTGACCAGGGTGCGCACCTTGATGCGCTTGCCGGCCGCACTCGCCTGCCGTTCCCCGTCGGCGAAACCGGCCAACACGGCGTCCATGACGTCGTCGAGGGTCAGGCCGGCATCGATGTGCAGCTCCGGGGCAAAGCGCACCTCGGCGTACACCACGCCATCGGCGGCAAGGTCCTCGACGCATTCGGCAGCCACGCGGTGCAGCGCCGCCGCCGTCTGCATCACTCCCACGGTGTGCGCGAAGGTCTCCAGATACCGCTCCAGGGAGCCACTGTCTGCGGCGGTGCGGAACCACGAAGCCAGGGCAGTCTCGTCCTCGGCAGGCAGGCTCTCGTACCCGGATTCCCGGGCAAGATCCAGGACGGTGCCGGGCCGCAGCCCCCCGTCAAGATGGTCATGAAGAAGCGCCTTGGGAGCCTGGGTGATTGACACCAAATTAAGTTCGGCCGTCACGCCGAAAGTCTATCGATGATGAGGGCGGCCGCAGGGGGTGCCGCACCGACACCCCACCCGCCTTCTAACGCGTCCAGCGCTGCGGGCATCCGTTCGGGGGTATCGGTGTACAGCGTGAACAGCGGTTCACCGGCGACCACCGGCTCACCCGGGCGCCGGTGAATACGCACGCCCGCGCCATGTTGCACCGACTCGCCCGGGCGGCTGCGCCCGGCCCCGAGCCGCCACGCGGCGACCCCGACCGGCATCGCATCGATGTGATGCACCACACCGCTGGACGGAGCGAGAACAGTCTCCTGGCACTGGCCGACCGGCAACGGCACCAAGAGATTCCCGCCCTGCGCGCTGATCATCGCCCGGAACACATCCATCGCGGTGCCGTCGGTCAACGTCGCGGCCGGGTCCTTGCCGTCGATACCGGCAGCGGCAAGCATCTCGCGGGCCAGAGCCACCGTGAGTGCGACAACGTCATCGGGGCCTCCCCCGGCCAGCACGTCAAGTGATTCCTGCACCTCGACCGCGTTTCCCGCGGTGGCCCCGAGCGGCGTATCCATCGCGGTAAGCAGTGCGCTGGTGGCGACCCCGTGCGCAGTGCCCAGATCGACCATCGCCGAGGCCAATTCGCGCGCTTGCTGCTCGGACTTCATGAATGCCCCCGCGCCCACCTTGACGTCGAGGACCAGCGCGGCGGTGCCCTCGGCCAGCTTCTTACTCATGATCGACCCGGCGATGAGCGGTATCGATTCCACTGTGCCGGTGATATCCCGCAACGCGTACAGCTTTCGATCGGCGGGAGCCAACGAGGCCCCGGCCGCACAGATCACCGCCCCGACATCGGAAAGCTGCTGACGTATCTCATCGTTGGTGAGGTCCACCCGGATGCCCGCGATGGACTCAAGCTTGTCCAGGGTGCCGCCGGTATGCCCGAGACCGCGTCCGGACAGCTGAGGCACCGCCGCCCCGCAGGCGGCCACGACCGCGACCAACGGCAGGCTGATCTTGTCCCCCACGCCACCGGTGGAGTGCTTGTCTACGGTCGGGCGAGACAGACCGGACAGATTCAGCCGCTCACCGGAGGCCAGAATCGCCGCGGTCCATGCCGTCGTCTCGGCAGAGTTCATCCCGCGCAGATAGATCGCCATCAGCAGCGCCGCGACCTGCTCCTCACCGATGGAGCCACGGGTGTACTCGCCGATCAGCCAGTCGATCGCTCCCGGACTCAGTTCCCCACCGTCACGCTTGGCGGCGATGATCGACGGCATATCGAATGCGTACATGTTTGCCATCAGATCCGGCCTCGTTCCAGGTCATCGGGGCCGAAAGCCTCCGGGAGCAGCTCCGCAAGTCGTCGTGGCGCATCCGAGTGATCGATCAGCAGGTCAGGGCCGCCGTGTTCGAAAAGTAGCTGACGGCACCGTCCGCAGGGCATCAGGGCCTCACCGCGCGAATCGACACAGGACAGCGCCACCAGCCGCCCTCCACCGGTGGAGAACAGGGCACACACCACAGAACACTCCGCACAGAGACCTAGCCCATATGAGACATTCTCCACATTGCAGCCGACGATGACCCGACCATCGTCGACGAGCGCCGCCGCACCCACCGGGTACTTCGAATAGGGCGCATACGCGTACTTGGTTATCGCATATGCCTTGTCCCGCAACTCATTCCAATCGATCAACATGATCGGGAATCCTCCCTGTCGACCCCATGAGAGTCGCGTCGGCTCATCATTTGCTCGTGCAAGGTTTACCTAACTTACTTTGGAGTACGGTGCATTTCGGCGCTTTTCCGTGCTCATGCGATTTCGGCGGCACCTCGGGATGGGTTTAGAGTTCGGATGACGGTTCGCCGACCACCGTTGGGCCATCGGTTGCGCGTCATGGACGCCCCCATTTACCGCGCCGTTTGGCCCCAGTCCACCATTGGTGTTGGAGGCCCACGTGACGACTGCGACGCCCGATACGGCCACATCTGGCCGTGAAGGTAATCGCCTCAAGCGATCGCTATACCGTGGTGATCCAGGAATGTGGTCCTGGGTCCTGCATCGCATTACCGGTGCCACGATTTTCTTCTTCCTCTTTGTTCACGTCTTGGATACCGCACTCGTAAGGGTGAGCCCCGAGTCGTACAACTCGGTGATCGAGACCTATAAGACCCCGATCGTCGGGCTGATGGAACTCGGCCTGGTCGCGGCGGTGCTGTACCACGCACTCAACGGCGTCCGGGTAATCCTCGTCGATTTCTGGTCCAAGGGCCCGCGTTATCAGCGGCTCATGCTGTGGATCATCGGCGGCGTCTGGTTTGTGGTGATGGTTCCCGCGGTAACCCGGATTCTCATGCACATGGCGGAGCGTTTCCTATGACAACACCTCAGACCGGTC contains:
- a CDS encoding FkbM family methyltransferase, with the translated sequence MPALRMAQTYLPFLRPLKFGAYNMGTRLFGWRIDPEFHLLSRLGPISEAVDIGGNWGQSICALQRTASPERIVSFEPNAVLAQRLRRRYESKTVHVHACGLSDADGTFDLFIPRYRNFVYDGLASLDENEARGWLNPDTLAGFDASKLTIERHPVQVRRLDDFGLDPQVIKIDVQGLEAAVIRGGLATIAASRPVMIIETPSDDVVSLLQPAGLTPYAYRDGRLSQDWRDAKNTVFLTDSHRDRAGL
- a CDS encoding phospho-sugar mutase produces the protein MTGAAQTIQDWIDHDPDPETAAELRACSEEELAQRFSEPLEFGTAGLRGAVRGGPNGMNLAVVLRTTYALAKVLKDRCLGGSTVVVGRDARHGSERFALGAAEVLAAEGFKVVLLPRPLPTPVLAFAVRHLDAAAGIQITASHNPPADNGYKVYWSGGAQIISPTDRDIESTTKAAPFADQIPRTPVTPADDTLVDAYVQRAATVRRGSGGVRIALTALHGVGGATAVAVLNAAGITDIHVVDEQFQPDPDFPTVAFPNPEEPGAADAVLARAAEIDADLAIALDPDADRCAIGIPTTTGWRMLSGDETGWLLGDYILSTQPPSPTPPVVASTVVSSRMLARIAASLGARHVETLTGFKWLVRAADFDLVYAYEEAIGHCVDPAAVRDKDGISAAVLACDLVTHLRELGSSVEEKLENLAIRHGIHVTSQVSLRMDSLADITAMMTRLRGNLPTALSGFPITVEDLLERRGQQRTDAVVLSGEIGGSSIRLVIRPSGTEPKVKCYIEVREPVITDATVARIWAGVVVSELEAYARNI
- a CDS encoding YbaB/EbfC family nucleoid-associated protein, whose product is MTEPDLTFFRALEQQYQETMTRARAGGHILNSAVEELKGLRGWARSAQGHVEAEANGNGALTNLRLDDSVTKLSPKIVGQIVVATAAAAAGQAFDHRERVLAQLLADLKNPQP
- the upp gene encoding uracil phosphoribosyltransferase, yielding MHVHVVEHPLAAARLTTLRDAGTDNAAFRAALRDLTLMLVYEATRSAPVESSAVRTPVAVTTGFRLANPPLLVPVLRAGLGMVDQAHALIPEARVGFVGMARDEQTWQPTPYLESLPADLSTQPVFVLDPMLATGGSMVHTLDLLHSRGANDITMLCVVAAPQGVEAVREGVARYGASTSARLFTATIDEGLNDAAYIVPGLGDAGDRQFGPR
- a CDS encoding purine-nucleoside phosphorylase translates to MSIPSWLGCVAVTDEPLGRRGNSTDEAPADAAARAAAEIAARTGVASHPVAVVLGSGWAPAAAALGAPATTIPMADLPGFSPPSAAGHGGSVLSVPIGDSGARMLVLLGRIHAYEGHDLRHVVHPVRTACAAGARAIVLTNAAGGLRDEYTVGQPVLISDHLNLTARSPLVGAQFVDLVDAYAPRLRALAREIDGSLVEGVYAGLPGPHYETPAEIRMLRTLGADLVGMSTVHETIAARAAGAEVLGVSLVTNLAAGMTGESLNHDEVLAAGRASATRMGQLLSSVIGRL
- a CDS encoding C40 family peptidase, with translation MVETSPISPSRLSEAVNTNYPSFENNPFSAGLIGPAMDMAGTVGNGQFKEGQDPSKMLEGGMQVMQQVMQQGMQAGSQLIGTFAGAAAQALGQFAGMAGQALSSMATRSGAMGANVGQASESTGRASALIGEALQEFQHTSEALTPLLWVPGVAAELAEAASRCTARVAEHTAQLEGELAGQAGELTGMAGADMGNPATPASGSVQPAMSAMQGGLQAGTQAMSGVASGVTQTMSSMGQGLGQIPQALSGMLSGGGASSALAGGSGMSGIAAGALANPFGAGAGHASSTAGGTSSGLGSSNANAAKMLLDPRSMGKGAQLFLPDGSTSQAPNAAAAEAVRKALSQVGVPYEWGGTKPGVGLDCSGLTQWAYGESGVDIPRLAQEQGVGVRVDQGSVMPGDLAVWDGHVAMVIGNGMMVEAGDPVQISPIRTTNAGQGFHGFYRPTS